Proteins from one Mycteria americana isolate JAX WOST 10 ecotype Jacksonville Zoo and Gardens chromosome 1, USCA_MyAme_1.0, whole genome shotgun sequence genomic window:
- the TEF gene encoding thyrotroph embryonic factor isoform X2: MPGRAARQEAAAAGGPEPTAAGGSAGAAAQQEQRGLAGAFPLVLKKLMENPPREARPDKEKEKIKLEEDEAAAASTMAVSASLMPPIWDKTIPYDGESFHLEYMDLDEFLLENGIPSSPTHLDLNQNPLLPVAELEGKESASASTGSPASSSSTAVYQQSEAASSTESPPQNERNTPSPIDPDCVEVEVNFNPDPADLVLSSVPGGELFNPRKHKFTEEDLKPQPMIKKAKKVFVPDEQKDEKYWTRRKKNNVAAKRSRDARRLKENQITIRAAFLEKENTALRTEVAELRKEVGRCKNIVSKYETRYGPLSVSTLQPDCSKLQ; this comes from the exons atgcccggccgcgccgcgcgccaggaggcggcggcggcgggaggaccAGAGCCCACTGCAgccggggggagcgcgggggccgccgcgcaGCAGGAGCAGCGGGGCCTGGCGGGCGCCTTCCCGCTGGTGCTGAAGAAGCTGATGGAGAACCCGCCGCGGGAGGCGCGCCCGG ataaagagaaggagaagataAAGCTTGAGGAAGATGAGGCAGCAGCTGCTAGCACTATGGCAGTCTCGGCTTCCCTTATGCCACCCATTTGGGACAAAACTATTCCTTACGATGGCGAGTCTTTCCACCTGGAGTACATGGATCTGGATGAGTTCCTGCTGGAGAATGGAATTCCTTCCAGCCCTACTCACCTGGATTTGAACCAGAATCCACTCTTGCCTGTGGCTGAGCTGGAAGGAAAGGAGTCTGCCAGTGCTTCCACTGGTTCTCCTGCATCATCCTCTTCCACTGCAGTTTACCAGCAATCTGAAGCAGCCTCCAGCACAG AGTCCCCACCACAAAATGAGAGAAATACTCCCAGCCCCATTGATCCTGACTGCGTAGAAGTTGAGGTGAATTTTAACCCCGACCCTGCTGATTTAGTGCTGTCCAGTGTGCCTGGTGGTGAGCTCTTCAATCCTCGCAAGCACAAGTTTACTGAAGAGGACCTGAAACCACAACCAATGATTAAAAAAGCCAAGAAGGTTTTTGTCCCAGATGAGCAAAAG GATGAAAAATACTGGACGAGGCGAAAGAAGAACAATGTGGCAGCAAAGCGTTCCCGTGATGCTCGGCGATTAAAGGAGAATCAGATCACAATTCGGGCAGCCTTTCTTGAGAAAGAGAATACAGCCCTGAGGACGGAGGTTGCAGAGCTGCGCAAGGAAGTGGGACGATGCAAGAACATTGTTTCTAAATACGAGACCAGATACGGACCCTT ATCTGTCTCCACCCTTCAGCCAGACTGCAGCAAGTTGCAATGA
- the TEF gene encoding thyrotroph embryonic factor isoform X1, whose product MPGRAARQEAAAAGGPEPTAAGGSAGAAAQQEQRGLAGAFPLVLKKLMENPPREARPDKEKEKIKLEEDEAAAASTMAVSASLMPPIWDKTIPYDGESFHLEYMDLDEFLLENGIPSSPTHLDLNQNPLLPVAELEGKESASASTGSPASSSSTAVYQQSEAASSTESPPQNERNTPSPIDPDCVEVEVNFNPDPADLVLSSVPGGELFNPRKHKFTEEDLKPQPMIKKAKKVFVPDEQKDEKYWTRRKKNNVAAKRSRDARRLKENQITIRAAFLEKENTALRTEVAELRKEVGRCKNIVSKYETRYGPFDLSDSE is encoded by the exons atgcccggccgcgccgcgcgccaggaggcggcggcggcgggaggaccAGAGCCCACTGCAgccggggggagcgcgggggccgccgcgcaGCAGGAGCAGCGGGGCCTGGCGGGCGCCTTCCCGCTGGTGCTGAAGAAGCTGATGGAGAACCCGCCGCGGGAGGCGCGCCCGG ataaagagaaggagaagataAAGCTTGAGGAAGATGAGGCAGCAGCTGCTAGCACTATGGCAGTCTCGGCTTCCCTTATGCCACCCATTTGGGACAAAACTATTCCTTACGATGGCGAGTCTTTCCACCTGGAGTACATGGATCTGGATGAGTTCCTGCTGGAGAATGGAATTCCTTCCAGCCCTACTCACCTGGATTTGAACCAGAATCCACTCTTGCCTGTGGCTGAGCTGGAAGGAAAGGAGTCTGCCAGTGCTTCCACTGGTTCTCCTGCATCATCCTCTTCCACTGCAGTTTACCAGCAATCTGAAGCAGCCTCCAGCACAG AGTCCCCACCACAAAATGAGAGAAATACTCCCAGCCCCATTGATCCTGACTGCGTAGAAGTTGAGGTGAATTTTAACCCCGACCCTGCTGATTTAGTGCTGTCCAGTGTGCCTGGTGGTGAGCTCTTCAATCCTCGCAAGCACAAGTTTACTGAAGAGGACCTGAAACCACAACCAATGATTAAAAAAGCCAAGAAGGTTTTTGTCCCAGATGAGCAAAAG GATGAAAAATACTGGACGAGGCGAAAGAAGAACAATGTGGCAGCAAAGCGTTCCCGTGATGCTCGGCGATTAAAGGAGAATCAGATCACAATTCGGGCAGCCTTTCTTGAGAAAGAGAATACAGCCCTGAGGACGGAGGTTGCAGAGCTGCGCAAGGAAGTGGGACGATGCAAGAACATTGTTTCTAAATACGAGACCAGATACGGACCCTT TGACTTATCTGATTCCGAGTGA